Part of the Oncorhynchus masou masou isolate Uvic2021 chromosome 24, UVic_Omas_1.1, whole genome shotgun sequence genome is shown below.
aatgaatcgtgaataatgatgagtgataaAGAGGCATAACTATCATACCCCATTTAACTTTCTTTCATTATTCATGATTAATTCAGGACTATCTGAAATCATTATATTACATAAAACACCATGAATGTTATTGTCATCTTATGTTGCCCATGTGGTATTTTGTATGTTGGGAAAATCTCTAGGCACCTTAAGCAACGAATGTGAGCAAGAGCACCATAAGGTGTAATGGTGAAAATGACCATTTTGCCTGCCACTAACAAATCTTCACAATTTGAGGGTATTGAAAAAGTTTAAACCTTCATCCAGAGGTAAAAAGCTGTGCCAAAGGAAACTCTTTTGGATTCATATGCTTGGCAATTTACATCCATCAAGGCTTAATGATAATAATTTTGACATGAGTGTCATGCTTTAATATGTTTCCCCCTAACCCCCCCGCATTATGTGGTTCCTGTCATTTATGATGGTTCTTAAACCTGACACCCTCTTACAGGTTCCCATAGACCCCCCCCTTctgtatttttatttcatttgagGCTTTTCCTCGTCTTAACTCCCATTTACTTTTTTAAAGCATTTATGAATTATGAAAAGACTACATAAAAAATGTTAAGATgtaaaaagtatatatattttttaaaaatgaCTGTCTCAAGTCACACATTTTCTGAGATAAATGATTACTGACGTGCCTCCTGGCGTTTGTGTTGTACACAAGTGTTACTCATCATGTCTGATTGCATTGACGCACAATACCTGTATGTGGCCTTTGTCATCGTGTGTTTTATATGCTCTGATGGTCTGACACCTAAATAAATGAAAAATTATGCATTGATCGGGTGAGTGCGGAGTGTCCTTTTAACTTCAATAGGAGAACCTCAAAAGTTACTATTTTGACCTCATTTACTGGAGCTTAATTTAAGCGGGATGTGTTCTAAGGAAGATGAGGAACCAATTACAGAGAAAGACAGTTGGTGaacatcagaggaggctggtgggaggagctataggaggatgggctcattgtaaagaCTGGAACACATTTAACTATATCAAACATCAAATATATGGAAACCACATTTGACTCAATTCCCTCTATtcaattccagccattacaatgagccagtcatactatagctcctcccaccagcctcttctGGTGAACATATCCATAATGACACCCAACATATGGAATTAATTCTTCTACTGTGACTGAGGAGATGACTCACTGTTAGTCATGGTATATTTCCCGCTTGAGTACAACCCATCAGATACCTCATCTCATTAACAGCCTGatgagatagaggaggagagcctGTGTCAAGCGGATACTGTCAGCCGACAACAAATGTGTCGGCACACACACTTGTGAAAGTGTGTAGCAAGAACACATCATGCAGGTGGTAGAGCAAGTCAGCTGAAACTGGGGCAGATAGgaagaggtggtgtgtgtgtgtgtgactatgtttACGCTCATAAAGCAGTGTTCATTTTGAGAATTTGAACGTTCACCTTTAAAGCCCACACACCGGTTTTATCTAGCCTTGTTGAAAGCAGAAAGACagtgactcaaaccagagcaagGAATTAAATGTGCATGTGAGCTAGCGCAGAATCTCCAGAGGCCAACATGCCTTTCAGCTTTGCAATAGTCATAGCCTGTTAGCTGCTTCCCCATCAGAGCAGGCAATCCAGTGGATGCACTCCGGAGTCTCCCTTTACAAAAGTTTGTAGCACTCAACTACAGTGCCGTGAAACCAAAActtaatattagataaagggaaagTGAGTTTACAAAAGAAAAAATGGAACACTCAATTAACCtttgtgaaaaagtaattgccatctttagctgcaatgactgcaaccaaatgcttcctgttgTGGTTGATCAGACTCTCACATCGCTGTTGGGGAATTTTGGCTcactcttgcatgcagaactgctttaactccgcgacatttgtgggttttcaagcatgaactgcttgtttcaagtcctgccacaacatatCAATAGGGATTcgttctggactttgactaggcaaTTCCAAAACTTAAAATGTTGTTgctttttaaccattttcatgtagacttgattgtgtgttttgtatcattgtcttgctgcatgacccagctgcgcttcagctcacagacggatgacgctgggccatttGTGCGTCGCCTCATTGGTCTCCCAGTCGTGGCCGGCTGTAACACAGCCCGGTatcaaaccaggatctgtagtaacGCAGCTAGCATTGCGATGGAGTGCCTTAGACTGGCTGCCCCACTTAGGCAGCCCCAGAAAATAAATATTAAATCCagttcagaataaggctgtaacgtaacaaaatgtggaaaaagtgaaggagtctgaatactttccaaagccACTATGTGTTGGAATagtttggaacagatttccaaaactAAAATCACTAAACtgatttactgttgtttttacagtcttatgaacaacaatttaaattattatttatttttgttcataaaaaaataaaaaaaacttggGGAGCCAAATAAAATcaggccgccagttggggaaccctggtctAGGGGTCGTTTGTGGCCTGGGCTCTGGTGTTACCTGTAGATAGGCCTGCTGGCAGCGCTGCACAAGCTGATGGAAGGCGGGCGTGCGGAGGTGGGCATGGATGTGGGCGGGGTTGAGTCTCTGGAGTGCCTCCATGATGATCTCCTGAAGGACGAAGGGGCTGAGCACACCCTTAGCCGCACCCACACAGAACTGGTACACGTAGTTCACAcctggagaggatgagagaatggTGAGCATTTAcgcttgtctgctaaatgacttaaatgtaatgtaaatgtctgacaGTTAGCGAAAGTCTATGGCTAACGGATGCGCACACagacactacatgttaatgttttataatgtatgtaaattgtaaagtatttcGTCGCTAAGGTgcagaccccagtaagactagctgtcgcaATTTGGGTCgcctaatggggatcctaattattattatttattttttttaaacaaagatACATGTTATACTTTGAATTATGGCAGAATCATTTCAGTAGAATCCTCTCAACATACACAGAAAATTCAGTTCTCTGATATTGATGTTTGTGTGTCTTACTTAGCATTCAACTCTAGTCTTCGCCTTCTTCAACCACCAAAGGTTATGATGCGGGTGCATAAATACTTCAAATCAATATTTCCCTGTTTTCCCAAAACACCTTAATAGATGAAACTACTAGAATCCAAGATGCCCGCAGCATGCCCTCTTCATCCCTGCCCCTTTCTCACCTAGCCGTGCAGCCAGGCCCAGGAGCCACTTGACATCCTCCGTGTATGGGGGGCTGCGGGAGAAGTTATTGGGGTGGTCGTTGTGAGCCCTCCTTCCAAGCATCTCCAAAGCCAGCATGCCTATCAAAGAGCCAGGGTCAAATATCACAGTTAATGCCAATTACTTTGAATAGAAAGCATAACAATCGCAAATGACAGAACTGATATTCACAGTGCATATACCATCTAGTATTACATCTAGAGAATCTTATCATGGACACTTTAAAGCATAGGTATATTCCTCACCAACTCTGTAGGCTGAGTGCAGGTAGTGAAGACCCtgctggctgattggctggctaTGCTGCTCGTCTTCAGACGGGAAGGGGGCGCTGACCAATGAGACGGGCTGGGAAGACATACCAGGAAGAGATGACCCCTGAATGGCCTGGATTGTGGCGCCTGAATGGACGCCACCTACTGGATAGAAAGAGGAAAAAGTCGTGGCTCCTGAGAGTGCCATGGAGAGCCCATTATAAAACATCCATCAAGTAAATGTTTTCTTTTTTAAAAGTTGTTCCTGTTGAATGtgatccatcaactacatcagctaacatgctaagtagatTACTATTTGACGTTtatagacagacaacacatcataCACATGGACGTGTGCAAACACACACGCAGCAGTGGTCTCCGCTCACCTGCTACAGTGGTGCTCAGAGGCAGGCCGGTCTCAGTGTGGTACGGGTGGACGGCGATCTGGGTCATGGACGGCACGGGAATACCAGGGAAGGTGACCGCAGTTGCTGCCATGGGCGGATGGGGGCCGGTGGCCACTGAGAACGGGTACTGGGCACCGATAAAGGCCGGGTGCATTCCCTGGgagggcacacatacacacttaaaATTAGTTAGATGCTATTCTCTGTTGCGGGCCACTGTCTTACGTCAGATAGTGCATAAGAATATCGCACTGAGGGACGAGTGACATGTAGGAGTGACGGAAGACAATGGCCGTGGGCTTAATACAATAAGAGATGAGTCATTTATCATTCATATAGTGAAACAAAGGTTGTCAGATTTCCCCACTGAGCCCTTGGCATGATGTGCTTGCGTCTCCATTTACTTTTTTCAGCCTATAGTTACGGAGTGGCTGTCAGTCAATACTAATAAATTCTCCCATCATTTCCGCTCAAATTTCCTGACATGCACAAGAGAGAATGTAGCGTAAGTAGAAAAGAAAAAAGATTTTCAAAGTCAAACACTGTAGGTACACCAGGTGCATACTGATCACTTCGCAGTGGTCCAATTGTCTAGTTGAGTCTCCTTGAATCTTAGTTTCAATATTGTACTCGTTCAGTTccctcccaactctctctcccttctccatatCAATTCAAACTTCACAAACTGAACAAAAggccattaaaataacaaaacTTGAGAAACAGttacaaaacaaaaatgaaaaaaaaataaatggaattcaAAACTGTGTGTTAGGGAACCTGGAGATTCAAATGGATCTTGCGAGTCAAAGACGTGGTGGGGCAGTCTCTGCCATCAGCTATTCTCTGTTATATTCTAGGGGAGGTGTGTTCAACTCTTACCCTTCGAGGTCAGGAGCCTGCTGgctttctgttctacctgataaagAATTGCACATACCtgtttcccaggtctaaatcagtccctaatTAGAGGGGAACAAAAAGAGTTGAAAAAAGGTCCAGAATTGAGTTTGAGGGATCTAGGGACTGAGAGAATCCCAGCATGTAGTGTGAAGCAGAGGTTGGGGTCTATAGGGAGACTTAATATCCTCTAAGTATATGGAAGCTACTTACAGAAAGAAGAACTAGCAACACAGTATTTCACTGGAAGCCCAAGAAActcaatttgatttgaacatcttaTCAGttctccccaccatctctctcccagcTCTCGGTCTCCATCAGTCTTTCCCTTTCTATCCTCCCTCCCATGATGCCTCCAGACAGTCCTCTTACCTGTGGGTACGCACCCCCTGACAAGGGGAACACAGTGGGCCGGGGGACGTGCTGCAGCGGGTGCCCCAGGTACTGGGGGGTGCAGACAGTGGGCAGGTGGGCCTGGATGGTAGTGTAGGGATGCAGGCCCTGGGAGTGGGGGTGGGCCATGGCAGAGCCAGGAAGGGCGTGTGATTGGTAGATGGTGGAGCCCACAGAGATGACGGGCACCACAGCCGCTGCTGTCACAGAGGCAGTCACTGTGGCAACACCAGAGGACTCCATGTTGCCACTGTTGTCCGTCACACCGTGACCAGTCTCCGGGGGCCTTCTCCCAGCTCCACCGTTGGCCCTGCAGCGTCCCGGGCCCTCGCGCTGGGCCCCTGAGCCCCCTCCTACTGTCTGCTCATAGAGCCAGTACCACTGGTGGGCCACCTCAAACAGAACCTCAGGGTACACACCGCCCCCCTTTGCTGCCTCCTCTACAGCCATACAGGCTTTCTCTAGCATCACATTGTcctgcagggagagaggagggggcggtgggggggggtgacgagagagggagaagaaattATGAgattaagaagaaaaaaaagtgaaTTTTCAGGACAAAATGGATAAAAGGGTAAAAGAATAAAAAGATGCCCAGCCTACATGAGTAGTCCGATGTGTCTTCTGCAGAACTGAAGAGTACCGGACATGTACCTGTTCCTTGCACTGCACCAGGGCCCTCTGGATCTCATTGGGGTTGAGGGCGTGTGCATGGGGCAGGCAGCTCAGGGCCAGCTCGGCCGCAGCGCGAACCATGTTGGGGTCCCGTGCCCGTGATGCCCTGTCTGCCAGTGATGCCACCTCGGGAGGGGTGAGGTGCCCGTCCCAGCATTCCACCAGGATGTTGAGGGCAGCACTGCCAATCTCCATGGCCTGgcctggagggggagaggaggagacactcATGTAAAGTGTGGTGAACCAGACCAAGCTTATAGCTAGCTACCCGTGTCTCATGgactattaaaaaaaaaaatcacttctGGGATGAACTAGattaatttatttttataaacCTCACCTGTGATCCAGGAGACGTGGGAGGAGTAGGTCCTGGATAGCCAGTTGGGCGAGACAAAGTTGTGCAGGCCCAGGGCGTACAGGCCAATCTCGAAGGCACAGAGGTGCAAGTTACGGTGGGGACCCTGGTGGCCCCCGCTGGCTGAGGGCTGGGTGAAGATGGAGGTGGAGCTGTTGCCCCCGGCCTTGATCAGCACCGTCTTGGCCAGCTCAAAGTAGAAGTGAGCCGCCGCCTCCGATGGCTGGTTGGGCACATGGGGTGCATGGCACTCGGGACGACGCCCTTTATACCTAAGAGGGTGGCGGAAGGAGGAAATTCAGGGTATTAGCATATTTTTGTCAATACCTTAGTTGTGTTCTCCAATAATTAAAAAGCATCAACACTTGTATAGAATATGTAGGAGTCACTCACCTGCTGGTGTCTGTGCTCTTTGCCCTAGCTCCCCCTCCGGCCCTGCGAGAGCCACTGGATGAGGAGGAGCCCAGCGAATCAGAGGAAGAGCTGCTGATGCTGTCACTGTCCTGGCCCCTCCCCCAGGAGGCCGCAGCCCAGCCCCCTCTGAGTGGACGTCGGCTGAGGGTGGGGGAGCTGTCTGAGGTGGTCTCAGGAGCACTGCTGTCGATACTCGCCATGCCTGGGACAAcaatatcacaaccattaaacctAAAACGTCTAGTCAGCCACATGTCAATACTACCTCTAGAAGTCATTCCAGTCATATGacatggccctggtcaaatgcaGTGCACACTATACAGTAGTATAGGCTGTTATTAGAGACACAGCCTGTGTCTTAATCTGAGGTTGAGGGTCATGGTTAGTTGGTTACCTGTGTGTTTCTTCTTCTGGCGGACAGGAGAGCCCCAGCAGCGCCCGCTGTATGCCCCCCGTCCTCCCAGCGCCAAGCGACTAGGCACAGTGCCCTCGGGCTTGAATGGGACCGCATCACTCGGCTGGTCACATGACGCAGGCTGGGCGCCATCTGCTGAGACAATAAGTTAAGTATTGAATATGTTTTACATGCGTACAGTAGCAACAGTGAGGGTTGGATTCAAAGTATTCCTTCCATTTTCAACAAATCTGTTTTGTATAGGTAGGGTAACAACATTTTCAGGGCAGGACAGGTACAGTACGACATaacctccctgtctgtgtctcaccTTGTTCTCTGGCCTCACTGACGCCCTCTCCGGGTGTGGCGTTGTTCTGCACACCGCTGCCCGCCAGTTGTCCTGCTGCCCCACCAGCAGCCACCGGTTGCACAGAGGAAGACCCAGCTGCAGCCGTGGCGTTTGGAGCGTGTTTGGACACCCCTCCGGTGGCACCTCCGTGTCCGTGAGCATTGTGTGCAGCGTGCTTGGACGGGCTCCTCTGGCTGCTGGCAGCTGGCTTGCTGGAGTAGAAGGAACTCAGGGTTTGGGGCTTGTGGGTCTGGCTCTCTCTGTCCAGCAGCTTGTCCAGGATCTAAGAGGTCACAGAGCGAGAGTCATCACAATCATTATTTGGTAAGTAGTTCATTCTACTAGCTACAGTGTGGAAACCAAGGGCTACCTTTTTCAGCTTGCTCTGGTCATCCTTGTATGTGATCATAAGAGCCAGAGCCaagtctcctttctctctcctggtCCCCTCACACAGCAGAGGGTGCTCTGCCTCGCTCACTGTGGTCTTCATACCTACAGCCGGAAAAAGGGAGGTAGAAATATGTACAGACGGCAGCAAACGAGTTCAGTTTCAAAGCCAAACTGGTACCTGGACGTTTTCCTATTTAAGTATCACTAACCTCAACACTGAGCCATTGAATGTAGTGCCTACCACTTCCTGAAGGTGTAAATGCAAAAACTTTGTGGTCGATCTTACCCAGTGCTGCGACAGCAGCCTCAAAGCCCAGCTCCTCGTCTCCAGGCATCTCGTTGTTCCGGTTACGGCTGGGAGGACGGGAACCTGTGGGGGAGACAACTGTACAAACAAAATAAAGGAGGGGGGATGGGTGAAATATAAATTACTGGAAGTCTCACTAGCGTGATGACGGCATGACATGTAATTCTGATCAATTAGCAAGTAAAAGTTCTACATCTGTGTGCATATATACTGTTTGTTGTTTGTATTGTGTGAGTTCAAACAGAGAACATTTGACATGTATAGCGAGAGTCACCTGGGGTACACAGCACATCAAATATGAAGCTGGCCAGCATGAGGGGCAGGACAGGCCTGTAGTCACAGAAGTTCCCGTCTCGGAGCTGCTCGGCCCTGTCCCGTATGGACGTCATCTCCACCAGGCCCAGAGGGATCTTCTTCAGCAGAGCCACCACCTCTGACTCCTGGTAGGCCAGCTTGACCTCCAGGGCCTTGGTGGAGGCTGGGGGCCTCTGCAGCTCCAGAGAGAACATACCCGTGCTAAAGGCTAGGTTGTGGAGCTCCAGCCTCTCGCTCAGCACCGTCAGCAGGAAGGAGGTCTTGACCAGGGTGTTGGTGGCCACCTGGGTCTGCCTGCTGGTGGACACCTTGCTCTTTTTACCCTTTGTCTGGGGCTGCTCCACCTTCAGGTCTGGAGGGTTGGCCAGCAGGTCTCCAGCCAGCTCCACTGCCAGTCTGCAGGCCTCGTTGCTGTAGCCATGGGCGTGGAGGGCCTCTGCACATGCAAACAGCACCTCCATCTGGCCCTCCTGCTCCAGCGGTTTGATCCCAGCAAAGATGTCTGGTTCCTCCTCATGGTTGTTCTCTGgcactctctctgccccctcctcagAGGCTGCATTTAGGTAGTAGGCCCGGTAGTCATCCTCTCCAACAGGGTCTCCCCCTGCCCTTGGGCTCTGATTGGGCAGGGCTACGGCTCCAGCGCCAGTTTCTCGGCGCCCACCACGCGGTGGCTTGGCGGCAGCAGCAGTCACGGTAACAACAGCGACCGAGGTGGAGAGCCGAACGTCTCCAGCGGGGGCCACCTCCTTATTTCCATTCACCTCCATCTCTGCCTCCACTTCCACCTCCTTCTCCAAGACAACAGCCGCTTCCACGACGACAGCGGCGTTCTCCTTGAGGGGGAAGGCGGGCTGGGACTCAGTGGCAGGCAGGGTGGCAGCAAGAGTGACACGTTTGACCTCAAAGGAGCGCTCCTTGGGCATGTTTCCGGCCCCTTTCCCTCCCCCACTGTATTTGTGTGGCTCTCTGAGTAGCGGGCTTGGTGAGGGTAGCATCTCGGGTGGCGGGGGTGTGAAGTCAAAGGTGTTACTGGCCTCGGCGCCCAGCGCCAGACTGGAGCCATCATCCAGGCTCAGCTCGGCCATATCAGGCTCCAGGGAGCTGTCCTCACTGCTGGTGCGCCGCTTGGCCGCTTGGTGTTTTCCCCCTACCCCTCCTGATCCCCCAGAGGACGACTTCCCCCCCTGGGCCAGCTTAGCCTTGCCCCCAATGGACGAGGAGGAACCTGCGCCTTTGTACATCCCCTTACTACTGCCCTCCtctagagaaagacagacactgCCCCCTAGCCGCACTAGGACCCCTCCTCCGCTCCCGGCCGACAACCCCTTCCTCTTGCTCACAATGGTCTCTTTGGGCCTGACAGCCACTTCTTGTTGGGGAGTTCTGCCCTTGTagtctcccccacctccctcagagCTGCCagatctcccccctcctcctccaagtTCAGAGGTGTCTCCAGCCAGGCCAGCCTTGGCCCCTCTCTGCTGCTGCACTGCCCTGGCCCAGCAGAAGGAGGCGCTCTTCTTGTCAGCACTGCAGTAGGTGATGCCTGGCAGTGGGTAGGCCACCTCCCAGTTGAAGTAGCAGGACTCCACGGCTGGCTTGAAGCCCTGGAACAGTTTGTCCAGGGACTTGCGATGTTGCCCTCGCTTCACAATCTCAATCACTTTCAGATGCCACTGCTTGAGCTGGGAGGCCAGCTCCAAACGCCTATAGGATGGTGCAAAAATAAACATTGTTATAGTCAGTCCAGGAAACAAGAGCCACAGAGCAGAGACTATAGTAACAAGCAAgcacacaaaggcacacacaaGTTGTATAATTGCCAATGTATTGCCACACAATGGGTATCATTCAGAAAATCATCAATGTAACTGGAAGAAGTGCACAGACACAAAAAGGCTTTCTGCAGAGAAATCTGACAGTCATTCCACATTTTTCTTTGTCAGTGTGTAGTGCGAGAGCACATAACACTTTGAAAGCCAAGCAGCAAATTGGCTCTGTGCCTTGAGAATCGGACATGACACAGTGAATCAAGAAGATGCCCTCATTTATAAAACACTCAATGTCCCAAACACTGACTACTCAAATCAGATTAAATTCACAGAGCCTCAAAAGGAGTGACAATCAACCCTACACAGACAGATTCAGGCCTGGGAACGCTTGTGAAAGTGAGAGGTGAAATGAAGgtaagagacaggaggagggctgTGCCCCAAGGCTAACCGTTAAACAGGCAGAAAGGGAAGTGACCTCACCTCTGAGGGCTCATGGTAGGGTCTAGCACAGCCAGCCTCcacagaaccaccatgtcatcaCACATGCTGGCGCAGGCGTGGGCTGCCACCTCCGACTGCCCGTTACTGCGCCCCGTGTGCCCGCTGGCACTGCTGTGGGACGCCGACGTACGCACGCTGTACCACCAGCCAATAATCTGAGGAGAAAGGCGAGAACAGTCACTGCTGTCCTATCATGTCCTAAATTTATATTGAGTAACAGACATACAACAAAATGTACAATGTGGACCCAGAGGATATAATTTCAAATTACTAAGCTCGTTTCCAAAGTGGTCCTCGATggtaaaaacaataacacataTAATGACTAAAAGGCAAGACCAAATAATAAACAACCATAAATACATTAATTTATTGACATCCTAAAAAGTGGCACTCTTCACTGCACTTCCCCCTAACCTTAAAAATCAACCATTAAAATCAATCTATCATACCGATCCTTCAAATAAATTCACCTGACCAACAGTAGAGGGCACAAGGGGCAGTGGAGTGGTTTCTCTTTGGACAACCTTGCCCAAATTAAAACCTTTGCCTGCTTTTTAAAGCTATTTGTATTTGCTTGATCTCCAAGGGAAGGCTATGCCATAGACAAATACCTATATAGAAAAACCTGCTCACCACAGTACTGTTTACTCATGGGATTTTACGAGACATAACACTAGCTCTGGTATTGTACCTGTGTTGGTTATAGACCATATCAATGTGGTTTTTCATATAACCTGGGGCACGACCATTTAAGCAACAAGCCCACCACCAGGAACTCCTGTATCCCTATGTGGGTCCTAGTgggggacattcagcatatacatGCTAACATTATTTTGCATTCTCCTGCATTCTTTTTTTCAGCTTTTCTGATAGCCCACTATAACAAGCAGAGCAGGCGTAATCAACATGACACTGACTCAAGGTTGAGACGAGCAGTTTCTTAACTTTGATGTTAAAACATCTAGTGTTACGTTAAACATTTCTTTGCCTTTTTGCAGCAGCAGCAATCAGGCCTCCAGAAAGGGATTGATCTAGGGACACACCAAGATAAGTTACTTGTTTTAGATTCAATCTCCTTGCCTGCACAGTTTACCTTTATCTTGTCAGCCTTAAGCGATCTACGTTTTGTTCCAAACAAAATCGATTCAGTTTTTCCCAAATGTAGCGACAATTTGCCGTCAGTCAACCAATCTCTAACAAAATGCAACTTCTTACTCAGTGTCTCCTCTATGTAAACTACAAgcttttcgctacactcacaataacagctgttaaccatgtgtatgtgacaattaaaatgtaatttttatTATA
Proteins encoded:
- the LOC135512341 gene encoding zinc finger SWIM domain-containing protein 8-like isoform X10 codes for the protein MELMFAEWEDGERFSFEDSDRFEEDSLCSFISEAESLCQNWRGWRKQSGGPNSPTVKIKDGQVIPLVELSAKQVAFHIPFEVVEKVYPPVPEQLQLRIAYWSFPENEEDIRLYSCLANGSPDEFQRGEQLYRMRAVKDPLQIGFHLSATVVSPQTGQSKGAYNVAVMFDRCRITSCSCTCGAGAKWCAHVVALCLFRIHNASAVCLRAPVSESLSRLQRDQLQKFAQYLISELPQQILPTAQRLLDELLSSQSTAINTVCGAPDPTAGPSASDQSTWYLDESTLSDNIKKTLHKFCGPSPVVFSDVNSMYLSSTEPPAAAEWACLLRPLRGREPEGIWNLLSIVREMFKRRDSNAAPLLEILTEQCLTYEQIIGWWYSVRTSASHSSASGHTGRSNGQSEVAAHACASMCDDMVVLWRLAVLDPTMSPQRRLELASQLKQWHLKVIEIVKRGQHRKSLDKLFQGFKPAVESCYFNWEVAYPLPGITYCSADKKSASFCWARAVQQQRGAKAGLAGDTSELGGGGGRSGSSEGGGGDYKGRTPQQEVAVRPKETIVSKRKGLSAGSGGGVLVRLGGSVCLSLEEGSSKGMYKGAGSSSSIGGKAKLAQGGKSSSGGSGGVGGKHQAAKRRTSSEDSSLEPDMAELSLDDGSSLALGAEASNTFDFTPPPPEMLPSPSPLLREPHKYSGGGKGAGNMPKERSFEVKRVTLAATLPATESQPAFPLKENAAVVVEAAVVLEKEVEVEAEMEVNGNKEVAPAGDVRLSTSVAVVTVTAAAAKPPRGGRRETGAGAVALPNQSPRAGGDPVGEDDYRAYYLNAASEEGAERVPENNHEEEPDIFAGIKPLEQEGQMEVLFACAEALHAHGYSNEACRLAVELAGDLLANPPDLKVEQPQTKGKKSKVSTSRQTQVATNTLVKTSFLLTVLSERLELHNLAFSTGMFSLELQRPPASTKALEVKLAYQESEVVALLKKIPLGLVEMTSIRDRAEQLRDGNFCDYRPVLPLMLASFIFDVLCTPVVSPTGSRPPSRNRNNEMPGDEELGFEAAVAALGMKTTVSEAEHPLLCEGTRREKGDLALALMITYKDDQSKLKKILDKLLDRESQTHKPQTLSSFYSSKPAASSQRSPSKHAAHNAHGHGGATGGVSKHAPNATAAAGSSSVQPVAAGGAAGQLAGSGVQNNATPGEGVSEAREQADGAQPASCDQPSDAVPFKPEGTVPSRLALGGRGAYSGRCWGSPVRQKKKHTGMASIDSSAPETTSDSSPTLSRRPLRGGWAAASWGRGQDSDSISSSSSDSLGSSSSSGSRRAGGGARAKSTDTSRYKGRRPECHAPHVPNQPSEAAAHFYFELAKTVLIKAGGNSSTSIFTQPSASGGHQGPHRNLHLCAFEIGLYALGLHNFVSPNWLSRTYSSHVSWITGQAMEIGSAALNILVECWDGHLTPPEVASLADRASRARDPNMVRAAAELALSCLPHAHALNPNEIQRALVQCKEQVHVRYSSVLQKTHRTTHDNVMLEKACMAVEEAAKGGGVYPEVLFEVAHQWYWLYEQTVGGGSGAQREGPGRCRANGGAGRRPPETGHGVTDNSGNMESSGVATVTASVTAAAVVPVISVGSTIYQSHALPGSAMAHPHSQGLHPYTTIQAHLPTVCTPQYLGHPLQHVPRPTVFPLSGGAYPQCVCVPSQGMHPAFIGAQYPFSVATGPHPPMAATAVTFPGIPVPSMTQIAVHPYHTETGLPLSTTVAGATTFSSFYPVGGVHSGATIQAIQGSSLPGMSSQPVSLVSAPFPSEDEQHSQPISQQGLHYLHSAYRVGMLALEMLGRRAHNDHPNNFSRSPPYTEDVKWLLGLAARLGVNYVYQFCVGAAKGVLSPFVLQEIIMEALQRLNPAHIHAHLRTPAFHQLVQRCQQAYLQVAREGGGGEEGAGGPRLVSPRRLLLTLRLSETDTTNRRDRHTDSTRGRLHGKKRFSCLTNLVR